The Coregonus clupeaformis isolate EN_2021a chromosome 26, ASM2061545v1, whole genome shotgun sequence genome window below encodes:
- the LOC121540166 gene encoding protein furry homolog-like isoform X9, whose product MEFLRSLVPAAISGDGGALESGGGLPRETGPRLLRIKRLGLLAMGQTIEEDQEGLVSTSTTRPVRSNRTNHIKASAPVNSVSRRRTPSVAPLSWEKRNAAAMSSITIDPELKPGEFVIKSLFAEFAVLAEKKIEVVMAEPLEKPLSRSLQRGEDAQFDQLISSMSSVAEHCLPSLLRTLFDWYRRQSGTEDESYEYRPRSSTKSKGDEQHRDKDFLLERRDLAIDFIFCLVSVEVLKQIPLHPVPDSLVHEVLNLAFKHFKHKEGYPGPNTGNVHIIADLYAEVIGVLTQSKFQAVRKKFITELKELRQKEQSPYVVQSIISLIMGMKFFRVKMYPVEDFEASFQFMQECAQYFLEVKDKDIKHALAGLFVEILIPVAAAVKNEVNVPCLKNFVEILYQTTFDLSSRKKHSLALYPLVTCLLCVSQKQFFLNNWHIFLTNCLSHLKNKDPKMSRVALESLYRLLWVYIIRIKCESNTVTQSRLLSIVSALFPKGSRSVVPRDTPLNIFVKIIQFIAQERLDFAMKEIIYDLLCVGKSHKTFTINPERMNIGLRAFLVIADSLQQKDGEPPMPTTGVIMPSGNTLRVKKIFLATTLTDEEAKVIGMSLYYPAVRKALDNILRHLDKEVGRSMSMTNVQMSNKEPEDMITGERKPKIDLFRTCVAAIPRLIPDGMSRQDLIELLAKLTIHMDEELRGLAFTTLQALMVDFPEWREDVLSGFVYFIVREVTDVHPTLLDNAVKMLLQLISQWRQAVQTSNKTHEAQQGPGSKPSLPFERSPLWGVLHVVEGLALVVLCSCRPATRRLAVNVLKEVRALHTALGITKGDEELAIDVMDRLSASVLESFIHLTGADQTNLLYCPSGIDLQTLAEWSSSPISHQFDVVSPSHIWVFAHVTQGQDPWVISLSSYLRQEHLPKHCPTALNYAWMFAYTRLQLLSPQVDINSPINAKKLNSLSSSSDSYVGLWRNYLILCCSSATSSPNSSSSTSGSVRCSPPETLASTPDSGYSYDSKIIGTPSPSSLFKHVVPMMRSESMDITESLVLGLGRTNPVAFRELIEELNPIIKEALERRPENMKRRRRRDILRVQLVRIFELLADAGVISQTASGGLDGESHSLNSTLLEYVDLTRQLLEAENDKDSDTLKDIRCHFSALVANIIQNVPVHQRRTIFPQQSLRHSLFMLFSHWAGPFSIMFTPLDRYSDRNMQINRHQYCALKAMSAVLCCGPVADNVGLSSDGYLYKWLDNILDSQDRKVHQLGCEAVMLLLELNPDQSNLMFWAVDRCYTGSRRVAAGCFRAIANVFHNRDYQFDTVVLLNLILFKAADSSRDIYEVAMQLLQILEPKLFRYAHKLEIQRTDGILTPPSPLPHLYSVSYYHLSEELARTYPELTMPIFSEVSQRIQTAHPGGRQVMLHYLLPWMNNVELVEFKPSPRRQETPVCEDEEDAHERDMMMVNSRRWLRGEGWGSPHATTMVLNNLMFMTAKYGDEFAWSEIENVWTTLADSWPKNLKIILHFLISMSGVNSEPSLLPYVKRVVVYLGRDKTMQLLEELMCELDLTDPVSSAVTHMDNPPYYRITSSYKIPSVTSAGTTSSSNTMVPGTDGHHDSSKNKDPNMDDSYTHLDIYSGLNSNLNRQHHRLESRYSSSSGGSYEEEKGDSMPLYANWRLKVMDHNRPEPLPFPPTGGCWSPLVDYLPETNTPGVPLHRCNIAVILLTDLIVDHGVKVEWSAYLHLLLHSIFIGLDHQHPEVYEHCKRLLLHLLVVQGTNSSVQSLASVLLRNREYNDPKVLTVKPPPHEFNLTGLCDFVPDYQPSPMTDSGLSSISTSSSISLGAGGVPLPHLTPTLINEVDVTTEQYEKVKALIEFVTARKRGPLWNHEDVSPKNPNIKSADQLSVFLRHVVTVFKQSQSGFQLEQLLSEVALQTALSCSSRHYAGRSFQIFRALKQPLTAATLSDVLSRLVETVGDPGEEAQGFVIELLLTLESGIDTLADTVKNYDLLTALAQASAHEHLLGAKFAANRKSTGQLNLSSGGLFHHGHYPHSHTRSNSLRASLMGERKGDRRRSNTLDIADRLAGSHGNLARTQSLSSLREGGGGGPGEEAIPPVDPSNLMATVFWIAASLLESDYEFEYLLALRLLNKLLGQLPLENADSRERLERVQAKLKWYSFPGLLQLFLKGFTSASTQELTIHLLSKLISVSRHTLVDPSQVAGKRAGFPLNILCLLPHLIQHFDSPTPFCKETADKIAKVCAEEKSATLSNLAHMMSLYSTHSYSRDCTNWINVVCRYLHDAFAEITFNLVTYLAELLEKGLPSMQQSLLQIIYSLLSHIDLSAAPVKQFNLEIMKIIGKYVQSPYWKEAQNILKLVVSRSASLVVPDEVQRSYSTESSGSPEIAFTRIFNNSSKELPGKTLDFHFDISETPIIGQKYGDQRTAAGRNGKPQVIAVTRSTSSTSSGSNSNGLVPVSWKRPQLSQRRTREKLMNVLSLCGPESGVPKNPSVRHLACQTVVFSSNEDLDSGDQQTSLIPTVEEVVREEDMQGEDAGSEQQFGVFKDFDFLDVELEDAEELQGESMDNFNWGVRRRSLDSMDKGEGDGDTPSLQECQYTGSTPSLNLTNQEDTDESSEEEVLSASQILTRSGLMNSDSATDDATSNHVDSLQQSQESSSSALTEETTALLPRLDSPALEMPRSDSINSQLPEDGVSMTAADELSSSVSTDTGFGSSAPPLPPELCDLTDSQDPHDDLDPAHPPPPAIDTPPGSLCEERDSLTALPMLLPPILDSPCGSVCEEDVTLALKELDERCEEEEADFSDMSSSYLHVEKQNLWGVSQQPECYWHQYLSQDEGDQDGFPEIQASPPPSPFLSAILAAFQPVAYDDEEDAWRCHVNQMLSDTDGSSAVYTFHVFSRLFKSMQRKFGFITHSSVRFLGERLQRMGNQFLSSLEVMTSHSQCPTVLLDAETLVSCGLLETLKFSVLELQEHLDTYNGKREAAEEWLENCRKTFGDKDCNQGPNTQAQQMEKLAELELCRRLYKLHFQLLLLFQAYCKLISHVDTIKREAEVTNMSEELAILESCLKQAESGVDGQEDVGVSDASQTSTETAIQSLIETLRARDFSSALTQVKTFRSLWPNDIFGNESDNAVQTLLHIYFRHQTLGQTGCLAVVGPSRDLSQASGRLMELNLQIREALSQTQACQTPQTTVVSTGL is encoded by the exons GTACCCTGGCCCCAACACTGGCAATGTGCACATCATAGCAGACCTGTATGCTGAGGTCATCGGAGTGCTCACACAGTCAAA GTTCCAGGCGGTGCGTAAGAAGTTCATCACGGAGCTGAAGGAGCTGAGGCAGAAGGAGCAGAGCCCCTACGTGGTCCAGAGCATCATCAGCCTCATCATGGGCATGAAGTTCTTCAGGGTCAAGATGTACCCCGTGGAGGACTTTGAGGCCTCCTTCCAGTTCATGCAG GAGTGTGCCCAGTATTTCCTGGAGGTGAAGGATAAGGACATAAAGCATGCGTTGGCTGGCCTCTTTGTTGAGATCCTCATCCCTGTTGCTGCT GCGGTGAAGAATGAAGTCAACGTGCCGTGCCTCAAGAACTTTGTGGAGATACTCTACCAGACAACCTTTGACCTTAGCTCCAGAAAGAAGCACTCTTTG gctCTATATCCTCTGGTGACGTGCCTGCTGTGTGTCAGTCAGAAGCAGTTCTTCCTCAATAACTGGCACATCTTCCTCACAAACTGCCTCTCGCACCTGAAG AACAAAGATCCCAAAATGTCCCGTGTGGCGCTGGAGTCGCTCTACAGACTGCTGTGGGTCTACATCATCAGGATCAAGTGTGAGAGCAACACCGTCACACAGAG CCGGCTGCTCAGCATTGTTTCAGCACTTTTCCCCAAAGGCTCCCGTAGCGTGGTGCCAAGGGACACGCCCCTCAACATCTTCGTCAAGATCATCCAGTTCATAGCTCAG GAAAGGCTTGACTTTGCTATGAAGGAGATCATTTATGACCTCCTGTGTGTGGGGAAATCTCACAAGACCTTCACCATCAATCCAGAG agGATGAATATTGGCCTGAGGGCCTTCCTGGTGATAGCTGACAGTCTGCAGCAGAAGGACGGGGAGCCGCCCATGCCCACCACAGGGGTCATCATGCCCTCAGGAAACACCCTGCGGGTCAAAAAGATCTTCCTCGCCACCACCCTCACTGACGAGGAGGCCAAGGTCATCG GCATGTCGCTGTACTACCCAGCGGTGAGAAAGGCCCTGGACAACATCCTGCGTCATCTGGACAAGGAGGTGGGGCGCTCCATGAGCATGACCAACGTCCAGATGTCCAATAAGGAGCCTGAGGATATGATCAC GGGGGAAAGGAAGCCAAAGATCGATCTGTTCCGTACGTGTGTGGCGGCCATCCCCAGACTGATCCCAGACGGCATGAGCAGACAGGACCTCATCGAGCTGCTGGCCAA gctGACCATCCACATGGATGAGGAGCTGCGTGGCCTGGCCTTCACCACCCTGCAGGCCCTAATGGTGGACTTCCCAGAGTGGAGGGAGGACGTGCTCTCTGGCTTCGTCTACTTCATTGTGCGCGAGGTCACCGATGTCCACCCCACGCTGCTGGACAACGCCGTCAAGATGCTTCTGCAACTCATCAGCCAGTGGAGGCAGGCCGTCCAGACCAGCAACAAGACCCACGAGGCACAG CAGGGCCCTGGCAGCAAGCCGTCTCTCCCCTTTGAGCGCTCTCCTCTGTGGGGGGTGTTGCACGTGGTGGAGGGCCTGGCGCTGGTGGTGCTGTGCAGCTGTCGCCCCGCCACCCGCAGGCTGGCTGTTAATGTCCTCAAAGAGGTCAGAGCCCTGCACACTGCTCTGGGCATCACCAAG GGAGACGAGGAGTTGGCCATAGATGTGATGGACAGACTAAGTGCATCTGTGCTGGAGAGCTTCATCCATCTCACAGGAGCTGACCAG ACCAACCTGCTATACTGCCCCAGTGGTATCGACTTGCAGACGCTGGCAGAATGGAGCTCGTCTCCCATCAGCCACCAGTTTGACGTGGTCAGCCCGTCGCACATCTGGGTGTTTGCCCACGTGACGCAGGGCCAGGACCCCTGGGTCATCAGCCTGTCCAGCTACCTGCGTCAGGAGCACCTCCCCAAGCACTGCCCCACCGCACTCAACTATGCCTGGATGTTCGCCTATACTCGCCTGCAGCTGCTCTCTCCACAAGTGGATATCAA CAGCCCTATAAATGCTAAGAAGCTGAACAGCCTGAGCAGCAGTAGTGACTCGTACGTGGGGCTGTGGAGGAACTACCTGATCCTCTGTTGTAGCTCCGCCACTTCCTCCcctaactcctcctcctccacctctggcTCCGTCCGCTGCTCCCCGCCTGAGACGCTGGCGTCCACGCCGGACAGCGGCTACAGCTATGACTCTAAG ATTATTGGCACTCCGTCCCCCTCATCCCTGTTCAAACACGTTGTCCCGATGATGCGCTCTGAGAGCATGGACATCACAGAGTCACTCGTCCTGGGGCTTGGCAGGACCAACCCCGTGGCCTTCAG AGAGTTGATAGAGGAACTGAACCCCATCATTAAGGAGGCTCTGGAGAGGAGACCCGAG AACATGAAGCGTCGCAGGCGTCGTGACATCCTGAGGGTCCAGCTGGTCCGGATCTTTGAGCTGCTGGCCGATGCTGGTGTCATCAGTCAGAC GGCGAGTGGCGGTCTGGACGGGGAGAGTCACTCTCTGAACTCGACACTGTTGGAATATGTGGATCTGACGAGACAGCTGCTGGAGGCTGAGAATGACAAAGACTCCGACACACTGAAGGACATCCGCTGCCACTTCAGCGCTCTGGTGGCCAACATCATTCAGAACGTCCCAg TGCACCAGAGGAGGACCATCTTCCCCCAGCAGTCTCTGAGACACAGTCTGTTCATGTTGTTCAGCCACTGGGCCGGGCCCTTCAGCATCATGTTCACCCCACTAGACCGCTACAGCGACCGCAACATGCAGATCAACCGACACCAGTACTGTGCACTCAAG GCCATGTCTGCAGTGTTGTGCTGTGGTCCAGTGGCTGATAACGTAGGCCTCTCCTCTGATGGTTATCTCTACAAGTGGCTGGACAACATCCTGGACTCTCAGGACAGAAAG GTGCACCAGTTGGGCTGTGAGGCAGTGATGCTGCTGTTGGAGCTGAACCCAGACCAGAGTAACCTGATGTTCTGGGCTGTGGACCGCTGCTACACTGGCTCACGCCGCGTGGCTGCCGGCTGCTTCAGGGCCATCGCCAACGTCTTTCACAACAG GGATTACCAGTTTGACACTGTGGTGCTGCTGAATCTGATCCTGTTCAAGGCGGCTGATTCATCCAGAGATATCTATGAGGTGGCCATGCAGCTGCTGCAG ATCTTGGAGCCCAAGCTCTTCCGTTACGCTCATAAACTGGAGATCCAGAGAACAGATGGGATCctgacccctccctcccccctgccACACCTCTACTCTGTCTCCTACTACCATCTGTCTGAGGAGCTGGCCAGGACATACCCAGAGCTCACCATGCCCATCTTCTCAG AGGTGAGCCAGCGTATCCAGACAGCACACCCTGGTGGTCGCCAGGTGATGCTGCACTACCTCCTGCCCTGGATGAACAACGTGGAGCTGGTGGAATTCAAGCCGTCGCCACGGAGACAGGAGACCCCCGTCTGTGAGGATGAGGAGGACGCCCACGAGCGTGACATGATGATGGTCAACAGCCGGCGCTGGCTCAGAGGGGAGGGCTGGGGCTCCCCGCATGCCACCACCATGGTGCTCAACAACCTCATGTTCATGACCGCCAAG TATGGGGATGAGTTTGCGTGGTCAGAGATAGAGAACGTGTGGACCACCCTGGCAGACAGCTGGCCAAAGAACCTGAAGATTATCCTCCACTTCCTCATCAGCATGTCAGGGGTCAACAGTGAGCCCAGCCTCCTGCCCTAT GTGAAGCGTGTGGTGGTGTACCTGGGCAGGGAtaagactatgcagctgctggaGGAGCTGATGTGTGAGCTGGACCTGACAGACCCAGTGAGCTCTGCTGTCACTCACATGGACAACCCTCCTTACTACCGCATCACCTCCAGCTACAAGATCCCCTCCGTCACCTCAGCAG GAACCACCTCCAGCAGTAACACCATGGTGCCAGGAACCGACGGTCACCATGACAGCAGCAAGAATAAAGACCCCAACATGGATGACAG TTACACCCATCTGGACATCTACAGTGGTCTGAACAGTAACCTGAACCGTCAGCACCACCGCCTGGAGTCTCGCTACAGCAGCAGCTCTGGAGGATCCTATGAGGAGGAGAAGG GTGACTCCATGCCGCTGTATGCGAACTGGCGTCTGAAGGTGATGGACCACAACCGTCCCGAgcccctccctttccctcccacAGGGGGCTGCTGGTCCCCTCTGGTGGACTACCTGCCAGAGACCAACACCCCTGGAGTACCCCTCCACAG GTGTAACATCGCTGTCATCCTACTGACTGACCTCATAGTGGACCATGGGGTCAAAGTGGAGTGGAGCGCCTACCTTCACCTCCTGCTGCACTCCATCTTCATAG GGTTGGACCACCAGCACCCTGAGGTCTACGAGCACTGCAAACGCCTACTGCTTCACCTGCTGGTCGTCCAGGGAACCAACAGCAGCGTCCAATCCCTGGCCTCCGTTCTATTGCGCAACCGAGAGTACAACGACCCCAAGGTGCTGACGGTGAAGCCACCGCCCCACGAGTTCAACCTCACAG GATTGTGTGACTTTGTGCCAGACTACCAGCCGTCTCCCATGACAGACTCAGGCCTGAGCTCCATCTCCACGTCGTCCAGCATCAGCCTTGGTGCAGGAGGAGTCCCCCTGCCCCACCTCACCCCCACCCTGATCAACGAGGTGGACGTCACCACAGAGCAGTACGAGAAGGTCAAAGCCCTCATCGAGTTTGTCACCGCCAG GAAGCGGGGGCCCCTGTGGAACCATGAGGATGTGTCACCCAAGAACCCCAACATAAAGAGTGCTGACCAGCTGAGCGTGTTCCTCAGACATGTCGTGACCGTCTTCAAACAGTCCCAGTCAG GTTTCCAGCTGGAGCAGTTGCTGAGTGAGGTCGCCCTGCAGACTGCTCTGTCCTGCTCGTCTCGTCACTATGCAGGGCGCTCCTTCCAGATCTTCAGGGCTCTCAAACAACCCCTCACAGCCGCCACACTTTCTGATGTCCTCTCACGCCTCGTAGAGACAGTGGGCGACCCTGGAGAGGAGGCACAG GGTTTTGTTATCGAGCTGCTGCTGACTCTTGAGTCAGGGATCGACACGCTCGCTGACACTGTCAAGAACTATGACCTCCTCACTGCCTTGGCACA GGCCTCTGCCCATGAGCACCTGCTGGGGGCCAAGTTTGCAGCCAATAGGAAGAGCACGGGCCAGCTGAACCTGAGTAGCGGTGGTCTGTTCCACCACGGCCACTACCCCCACAGCCACACCCGTAGCAACTCCCTCCGCGCCAGTCTCATGGGTGAACGTAAGGGAGACCGTCGCCGCAGTAACACCCTAGACATCGCTGACCGGCTGGCCGGTAGCCACGGCAACCTAGCCCGAACGCAGAGCTTGTCGTCGTTGCGGGAGGGTGGCGGAGGGGGTCCTGGGGAGGAGGCCATCCCTCCTGTGGACCCATCCAACCTGATGGCCACGGTGTTCTGGATAGCAGCCTCCCTCCTGGAGTCGGACTATGAGTTTGAGTACCTGCTGGCCCTGCGGCTGCTCAACAAGCTACTGGGCCAGCTGCCCCTGGAGAACGCAGACAGCAGGGAGAGGCTGGAGAGGGTGCAGGCCAAGCTGAAATGGTACAGCTTCCCTGGTCTGCTGCAACTCTTCCTCAAGGGCTTCACCTCAGCCTCCACCCAGGAGCTCACCATCCACCTGCTCAGCAAGCTCATCAGCGTCTCCCGCCACACTCTGGTCGACCCCTCCCAGGTGGCAGGTAAGAGAGCAG GTTTTCCTCTGAACATCCTGTGCCTGCTGCCTCACCTCATCCAGCACTTTGACAGCCCCACTCCGTTCTGCAAGGAGACGGCTGATAAGATAGCCAAGGTGTGTGCCGAGGAGAAGTCAGCCACGCTGTCTAACCTGGCCCACATGATGAGCCTGTACAGCACACACAGCTACTCCAGAGACTGCACCAACTGGATCAACGTGGTGTGTCGTTACCTACATGACGCCTTCGCTGAGATCACCTTCAATCTGGTCACATACCTGGCCGAG CTGCTGGAGAAAGGCCTACCCAGCATGCAGCAGTCCCTGCTACAGATCATCTACAGCCTGCTGAGTCACATTGACCTGTCGGCTGCACCTGTCAAACAGTTCAATCTGGAGATCATGAAGATCATCGGCAAATATGTCCAG AGCCCGTACTGGAAGGAGGCCCAGAACATCCTGAAGCTGGTGGTGTCTCGGTCGGCCAGCCTGGTGGTGCCAGACGAGGTGCAGCGCTCCTACAGCACAGAGTCCTCTGGATCCCCAGAGATCGCCTTCACTCGCATCTTCAACAACTCCTCTAAGGAGCTGCCCGGCAAGACGCTGGACTTCCACTTCGACATCTCAGAG ACGCCCATCATAGGGCAAAAGTACGGGGACCAGCGCACAGCTGCAGGGCGGAATGGGAAGCCGCAAGTCATCGCTGTGACCCGGAGCacgtcctccacctcctctggatcCAACTCCAACGGCCTGGTGCCTGTCAGCTGGAAGAGGCCCCAACTCTCTCAG AGGAGAACCAGAGAAAAGCTCATGaacgttctctctctgtgtggtccTGAGTCTGGCGTTCCCAAGAATCCTTCTGTAAGACACCTGGCATGTCAAACT GTGGTGTTCTCATCCAACGAGGACCTGGACTCAGGTGATCAGCAAACCAGTTTGATCCCCAcggtggaggaggtggtgaggGAGGAGGACATGCAGGGAGAGGATGCAGGAAGTGAGCAGCAGTTTGGAGTCTTCAAGGACTTTGATTTCCTGGACGTGGAGCTGGAGGATGCTGAG gagttgcaG GGGGAGAGCATGGACAACTTTAACTGGGGCGTACGTCGGCGCTCCCTGGACAGCATGGACAAGGGGGAGGGAGACGGGGACACGCCATCCCTGCAGGAGTGCCAGTACACCGGGAGCACGCCCAGCCTCAACCTCACCAACCAGGAGGACACGGACGAGTCCTCTGAGGAGGAGGTACTGAGCGCTAGCCAGATTCTCACCCGCTCTGGCCTC ATGAACAGTGACTCGGCTACGGACGATGCCACGTCCAACCACGTGGACTCTCTGCAGCAATCCCAGGAGTCGTCCAGCAGTGCCCTGACAGAGGAGACCACGGCCCTGCTGCCCCGCCTGGACAGCCCTGCACTGGAGATGCCCCGCTCTGACTCAATCAACAGTCAGCTGCCTGAG GACGGGGTGAGCATGACGGCAGCAGATGAGCTGAGCAGCAGCGTGAGCACGGACACGGGGTTTGGCAGCAGCGCCCCCCCTCTGCCCCCTGAGCTGTGTGACCTCACAGACTCCCAGGATCCCCACGACGACCTGGACCCGGCCCACCCTCCCCCTCCGGCCATAGACACCCCGCCGGGGTCCCTCTGTGAGGAGAGGGACTCCCTCACAGCCCTGCCCATGCTGCTGCCCCCCATCCTAGACAGCCCCTGTGGCTCTGTGTGTGAGGAGGACGTGACGCTGGCGCTGAAGGAGCTTGACGAACGCTGTGAGGAGGAAGAGGCCGACTTCTCCGATATGTCCAG TTCATACTTGCATGTGGAGAAGCAGAATCTGTGGGGAGTGAGCCAGCAACCAGAGTGTTACTGGCATCAATATCTCAG TCAAGATGAGGGCGATCAAGATGGTTTCCCCGAGATCCAGGCATCTCCGCCCCCCTCGCCCTTCCTCTCCGCCATCCTGGCCGCTTTCCAGCCCGTTGCCTATGACGACGAGGAGGACGCCTGGCGTTGCCATGTCAACCAGATGTTGTCGGACACGGATGGGTCCTCTGCTGTGTACACCTTCCATGTGTTCTCCCGACTGTTtaag AGCATGCAGAGGAAGTTTGGCTTCATCACCCACTCGTCAGTGCGTTTCCTAGGAGAGAGGCTGCAGCGAATGGGGAACCAGTTCCTCAGCTCCCTAGAGGTCATGACCTCTCACTCCCAGTGCCCCACAGTGCTGCTGGATGCTGAGACG TTGGTGTCATGTGGACTGCTGGAGACTCTGAAGTTTAGTGTGCTGGAGTTGCAGGAACACCTGGACACCTACAACGGCAAGAGAGAGGCGGCTGAGGAG TGGCTGGAGAACTGCAGGAAAACGTTTGGCGACAAAGACTGCAACCAAGGACCCAACACTCAGGCCCAG CAAATGGAAAAACTAGCA gagctGGAGCTGTGTCGCAGGCTCTATAAGCTGCACTTCCAGCTGCTGCTACTCTTCCAGGCCTACTGTAAACTCATCAGTCATGTGGACACCatcaagagagaggcagag gTGACCAACATGTCAGAGGAGCTGGCCATTCTTGAGAGCTGTTTGAAGCAGGCGGAGTCAGGGGTTGATGGACAGGAGGATGTGGGCGTGTCGGATGCCTCCCAGACCAGTACGGAGACGGCCATCCAATCACTTATTGAGACCCTGAGGGCCAGAGACTTCAGCTCTGCCCTCACACAGGTCAAAACCTTCAG GTCTCTGTGGCCTAACGACATCTTTGGGAACGAGTCAGACAACGCGGTCCAGACTCTCCTGCACATCTACTTCCGTCACCAGACGCTGGGCCAGACAGGCTGCCTGGCCGTGGTGGGGCCCAGCAGGGACCTGTCCCAGGCCAGCGGCCGCCTCATGGAGCTCAACCTGCAGATCAGAGAGGCTCTGAGCCAGACCCAGGCCTGCCAGACCCCCCAGACCACAGTGGTCAGCACTGGACTGTGA